The Cryptomeria japonica chromosome 6, Sugi_1.0, whole genome shotgun sequence genomic interval CCTGTCTGAAACTATCCACCCATCCCCAAAACTCAAAGAAACACTATCAAAAAACATTAACTTTCAGACCATTCATCTGTGGTAGACTTGCAAAGCCCAGTGCTGCGCCAGCAAGCAGCAGATTTGCTGCCTTGACTCAATCAACTCACAATTTTTAACAGAAACCTACAGAACCTTCTAGAAGTGTGTGCTCTATACCAATCGATCTCAGAACTGCCTTCTTGAAAAAGTCATAACACTATTAAAAATCTTAAAAACTAAAACTTAAAACACTCATCTTCATTTTCAGCATTCATTTGTTTAGCAGCATGTTCTTTAAGCCCTCATCTTGTTTAATTTATGAATGTTTCAAATCCATTGAATCATTAGCAGTTTCTCTACTTGGGCATCTCCTAGGTGAAGCACAACAACCAGTCCATTGAACTTTAAAAATTTGCAGATTGTTCCAGAATTTTGAGAGGATTTACCGTTTTGATCCATATGTCATTGATGTTATTCTAAATTGGAAACAATAAAAAACCATTTTATCTTGAAATACAATTTAAATTTATTGAGCCAGAGCATGAAATGAACATAACTAACTTCCAACAAAATGTTTTCTGATGTTCTCCAATCGGAGATGAACTTCTACTGTAATTTGGAAAGCTTGCGGTTCTGGTTTACTGTATTTATGTATTCTTTGAAGGACTTATATGGCATTTTAACACAAACCGACTCCGTGTTTTAAATAGTACTACAATAATATAATTACAACTTTTGCAAACACTTGTGGGCTAGAAAACTTGTTTGCTGAACATTCTGTATAGTTAGTTGTTCGCTCCTTGCTCTAGCATGATTCCCAAAACTCAAAGAAACAATATTAAAGAACATAATTTTGAGACCATTCATCTGTGGTAGACTTGCAAAGCTCTGTGCTGCGCCAGCAGCAGCAGGTTTTGCTGCCTTAACTCAATCAACTTAATTTGTTTTACAGAAACCTGCAGAACCTTCTACATTTGTGTGTTCTTTATCAATCGATCTCAGAAACACCTTCAAAAAGTCATAACAATATTAAAAATCTTAAAAACTAAAACTTAAAACACTCATCTTCATTTTCAGCATTCATTCGTTCAGCAGCATGTTCTTTGAACCCTCAGCTAGGTGTAACACAACAACTAGTccattgaaatttaaaaatttgcaGATTATTTCAGAATTTTGAGAGGATTTGCAGTTTTCATCCATGTCATTGATGTTATTCTAAATTGGAAACAATAAAAATCCATTTCATCTTGTAATACAATTTCAATTTCGAGCCAGAGCTTGAAATGGACCTGGTCAGTGTCAGTCCCAAGACTCTGCTTAAAACCATTTATTAAACTTCCAACTAAAAGTTTTCTAATATTGTCCAATTGCTGATGAACTTCCACTGTAAATTGACAAGTCCGCTGTTCTGGCTCGAAATTGACAAGTCCACTGTAAAGCAACTAGACACAGAACGCAGAGCAGAGGGCATATCAACATAGCTCCTGTTGTTGAAAATGTTACCACTAGATCACCAGATCACCTGGCTCTCACTTTctctatcaaattttttttttgttaaactcTTTGTGCGGTTGGAGGCGTGAGAGATAGCATTTTCATAAATTGTCCACAGCATTTTAGATTCAGGATGCCCTTTTATAATTTTATCAACAAAACTAGTCTGTGTCATCTTCAATAAAGTCAAAAGGCGAAGCTCAGAGCTATTGATGGAATTGATTTTCTGCCAAACCATAAACCTGGGTCTCATAGTCTTTTTCAAACTGATTAGCAACAACCAAGGATGCTTCACTACATAATGTACAGGGAGCTCCATGTTATTAGCTAGAAAGTTAATCTTTTCACTAACATTTTTCCTTGAGAAATACCAAACTAGAGGGACAGCTCGAAGTACTTGCCAGGTTTCTTCAGCCGAGAGCCCGCAGAGTTTGAGATGCTCAATCTTCGCCTCTAACGTTTTCGTGCGGCGCGTAGCCACTATACCTAcaatatattttaacattttacTTTCTTTGTCAACGCCTGTCTTGTGAATAAGATCCACTTGTGCAGGCGTTAGGGACGTACATGAGAGAACGGCCGGAAATACCTGTAAGAAGCTAACGAGTGCCTCCCCACGAAAACCCCATCCTTCCCAGAAAGCAAGCGAGGGCTTCAGGGTCTTTTCCAAGCTAGAACTGAGAAGTCTTGGTGCTCTTAACAGGGCTTTAACGAGCAAATCCTGGGACTGAAATACATCCTTCAGAAACTCCATCTTGGGAAGAAGGTTGTTAGTGAGGCTATAGCCCAAAATGTATGGATTTCTTGTCAAAAGTTTGGCCAGGTTTCGATCCACAAAACCGAAATCTTCCAGTAGCTGGAGCTTAGGTTCCAATGTTCTTTCTAGAATTCCGATAAGCTGGGGCTTTGTCTTCATCATTTTGGCAATTTCGACTTCAGTGCAGCCATGCTTCTTCAACGAATGAATGTACTGCTCTACATTATGGAGGGTTCGAAGGTTCTGCAATCGGGGTTGCAACTTGAGCATCCGAGTGATGTCGGTCTCAGAGAGGTTAAGTTTGGTGGAGGCAAATTGTGAAAAGAGGGCCTGCGAATAAGCTTCTGTTTTGAAAACATTGCGAGAAAAAA includes:
- the LOC131035697 gene encoding transcription termination factor MTEF1, chloroplastic, coding for MNSIVCCKLFSIHPFFSRNVFKTEAYSQALFSQFASTKLNLSETDITRMLKLQPRLQNLRTLHNVEQYIHSLKKHGCTEVEIAKMMKTKPQLIGILERTLEPKLQLLEDFGFVDRNLAKLLTRNPYILGYSLTNNLLPKMEFLKDVFQSQDLLVKALLRAPRLLSSSLEKTLKPSLAFWEGWGFRGEALVSFLQV